TACACAAAGCATTCCATAATGCTGTTAACAGCTGGCCTCTCTTCAGGTGCACTGCTTTTATCTTCCCACTCGACTACTTCAAGCCTCACTGGAGTACGTTGATACATGTCTGGGCAACCTTCGAATTCATCAAGGAATTGCAGCATCTGGTCATCAACGGAATAAATCTCTCCAGTAACATGGTGTCCCGTTCCTGGGATGTTCAGCAAAAAAGGAATGTTATATTTTCCTGCAATCACCAAAGGGTATTTCTCCACGGTGCGCCCCCTGCCTTGGAATTTTGCTATCCCATGGGTACCATTTAACATGTGCTGGTAATTGGGCTGGCCTTTTTTAAGGGTTCCATACACAAAAACACGAGCCATTCTACCTACagaagaaacaaacacaaaaataagTATTACTAATAATCTATTTAATAGAAAATTCAGTGTGCACTGAAgatacacgcacacacaaaacGATCTGGAAATATAACTGAGCAAGGGGATTTTCTTACATGATTCTTCTTCCACCTATAAATTCCAGCAACAGCATTTATCCATCTTGCTCAAGTCCAGCATAAAAAGTGGTTGGGAAAAGTCTATTCCTTTTTAATTCTCTTTCCTATACACGGATTAATTTCCATTCCTTCACTACAGCAGCCACAACGCTGACCAAATGTATTTTTGAACCACAGTGAAATTGGAACATATCGTGGCTCTTTCTTTCACATGATTCCatgacccttcctgcagccatgcTAATGCTACTGTGCTATGATGCTTTGTGACACACAAAAGCAAGCAAGGGAGCCATTTCAGTTACCAAAACAACTGCACTACCACTGACATGTCCTTTACCAAAAACAATTTGGAAATCCTTTAGTTATGTTCATGTACTGTACAGGAGCAGTCACATTTTTAACTGTCTGTTCCTCTGCTAATGATTGATTACAATTTGGATAGTTGGGTGCAGCATGTTTTAAAACTGCATTTGATTTCTTGGGATTAACATGGCAATGCGTGCGTCATTGCCACTTGGGTGCTTTCCACCTCAGAGGAGAAGTGTGTGGCTACCCTCCCAACACATTTGAGAATCCTTATTTCACACTGAAGAAAGTGCATTGCTGCCCTAGAACAGAAGCAATACATTTCAGTATGAATGTTTGCATGGCGAGTTTTCACACAGGGTAATACAGTGGTGTGGCATTGgtcatttaaaagcaaaattcaAGGCTTTGAACACAGCATCACATCATCGTGCTATGTTGCATAAGAGCATTTAGTTGAGAAGGAGACAATAAGGCTTATTTTTCCATATG
The Eretmochelys imbricata isolate rEreImb1 chromosome 1, rEreImb1.hap1, whole genome shotgun sequence DNA segment above includes these coding regions:
- the GGACT gene encoding gamma-glutamylaminecyclotransferase encodes the protein MARVFVYGTLKKGQPNYQHMLNGTHGIAKFQGRGRTVEKYPLVIAGKYNIPFLLNIPGTGHHVTGEIYSVDDQMLQFLDEFEGCPDMYQRTPVRLEVVEWEDKSSAPEERPAVNSIMECFVYSTTTYQPAWINLPYYDNYDSLGNHGLHYVLRESRD